In a single window of the Nicotiana tomentosiformis chromosome 8, ASM39032v3, whole genome shotgun sequence genome:
- the LOC138898035 gene encoding uncharacterized protein, whose translation MPLTAILEIDVFNVWGIDFMGPFVSTWRNTYILVAVDYVSKCVETVALPNNEARSVMAFLKKNIFTRFDWSKKLDDALWAYQTAYKTPRNFSIMVGVRESFSSSGGTKEQAANLRVAHLNKLDESRYHAYASSSLYKEKMKYLHDKYICNNEFKVGDLVLLFNSRLIMFHGKLKSKWSGPFEFVGVTPFGALDLKNKNNEVFRVNGHREKHYLDKVGDSHVAAVIYFT comes from the exons atgcctctcacagccatcttggagattgatgtTTTCaatgtttggggcattgacttcatgggcccttttgtgagtacTTGGAGAAACACCTACATTttggtcgcggtggattatgtgtccaaatgtgTTGAGACCgtcgctttacccaacaatgaggctagAAGTGTAATGgccttcttgaagaagaatattttcacaagattcg attggtccaagaagcttgatgatgcgttatgggcttatcagacggcttacaaaacacctaggAATTTTTCCATAATGgttggtgttcgggaaagcttttcatcttccggtggaacaaAAGAACAAG ccgctaacttgagggttgcacatttgaataaattggatgagtcacggtaccatgcatatgccaGTTCAtctttgtacaaagaaaagatgaaataccttcatgacaaatacatttgtaACAATGAGTTCAAGGTGGGAGATCTTGTAttattgtttaactcaaggttgataATGTTTCAtgggaagctaaaatccaagtggagtggtccatttgaatttgttggtgtgacaccttttggtgcattagacttgaagaacaaaaacaatgaagtattccgagtcaatggtcatcggGAGAAGCATTACTTGGAcaaggttggagatagccatgTGGCGGCAGTCATTTACTTCACTTGA